The DNA region ACATTGCCTGGCCAGCTGTAATTGGTGAGGATCTGGATAGCATCAGGCTCAAGCTGTATGCCCGGGCTTCTGTATTTATCACTGAAATCAGCAGAAAATTTGCGAAATAACAGGTAAATATCCTCCTTACGCTCGTGTAAAGCGGGTATACGCAGAGGTACCGTATTCAGCCTGTAGTATAAATCTTCACGGAATTTTCCCGATTTTACCCGGTCATAAACGTCTACGTTGGTTGCGGCGATGATCCGCACATCTGTTTTTTGTACTTTGGAAGAACCTACACGCAGGTATTCCCCGCTTTCCAGCACCCTTAGTAAACGGGCTTGTGTGCCCAGGGGCAGTTCGGCCACCTCATCCAAAAAAATGGTACCACCATTAGCCACCTCAAAATAACCTTTACGGGCTTCATGGGCACCGGTAAAGGATCCTTTCTCATGCCCAAACAATTCTGAATCGATGGTGCCTTCCGGAATGGCCCCGCAGTTTACGGCAATAAAGGCACCATGCTTACGGGCACTCATCTGGTGAATAATGTGCGAGAAAACCTCTTTACCGCTACCACTTTCGCCGGTAATTAACACAGACATGTCGGTTGGCGCCACCTGTCTGGCTATATCTATTGCCCGGTTCAGCAACGGAGAGCCACCTATAATTCCAAACCGGTTTTTAATATCCTGTATATCCATTTATACTTTTTTCTAGTTCACCACTGTACCTAGCAACGTAGCTGAAGTACAACGGTCTATATGCACATTTACATACTGACCGGCTTTTACCCCCTCTGTAGCGGGGAAAACAACCATTGCATTCTGGTCGTTCCGGCCACAAAAGTCCTTATCCGATTTTTTAGAGGTCCCCTCTACAAGAATCCTAACAGTTTTTCCAACAAATTGTTGCAGGCGGAACAAAGAAGTTTCCTGTTGTTTGGCTAGGATCTCGGCAAGCCTGCGTTTTTTTACTTCTTCAGGGATGTCATCTTCCAGCTTTCTCGCAGCCAATGTTCCCGGTCTTTCCGAATAACTGAAAGTGAAAGCGAAATCATAGCCTACGTAGTCCATAATGCTCAGGGTTTCCTGATGCTCTTCTTCTGTTTCCGTACAAAAGCCTGCAATGATATCCGATGAGATGGCACAGTCGGGTATGATCCGTTTGATGGCGTCCACCCTGTTGATGTACCATTCCCGGGTATAAGTACGGTTCATCAATTCCAGAACCCGTGTGCTGCCGGATTGAACAGGCAGGTGTATGTAGTTACAGATGTTATCGTATTTGGCGATCGTGTACAAAACTTCGTCCGTAATGTCTTTAGGGTGGGAAGTGGAAAACCTGATCCGGAGTTCAGGGCTGATCAGCGCAACTTTTTCCAGTAACTGGGCAAAGTTAACTTCAATTGCCAGGTTTTCGTTGTTTTCTTGCGTATCAGTACCCTTCCACTTGTAAGAATCGACGTTTTGCCCCAATAAAGTAATCTCCTTATAACCCTTGTTAAACAGGTCCTGTGCTTCGGCAAGTATAGAATGCGGATCCCTGCTTCTTTCGCGGCCTCTTGTAAAAGGCACAACACAGAAAGAGCACATGTTGTCGCAGCCGCGCATGATAGAAATGAATGCAGTGATGCCATTTCCGTTCAAACGTACGGGATTGATATCGGCATAAGTTTCCTCACGGGATAAAAGCACATTGATGGCTTTCTGGCCACTTTCTACCTCGTTCAGCAACTGCGGAAGCTCACGATAGGCATCAGGGCCAACCACAACGTCAACCAGTTTTTCCTCTTCCAGGAATTTAGATTTCAATCGCTCGGCCATGCAGCCGAGTACCCCTACAATCAGTTTTGGATTTTTGCGTTTCTCTGCTCCGAATTGCGACAATCTGTTGCGTACCCGTTGTTCTGCGTTTTCACGGATAGAGCAGGTGTTGATGAATACCACATCAGCTTCTTTATAGTCGCCCGTAGTTTCAAAACCCTGATCCAGTAAAATCGAGGCAACAATTTCGCTGTCGGCAAAATTCATCTGGCAGCCATAACTTTCAATGTACAGCTTCCGGCCATTGCGTACCAAAGGTGCATCAACAACCAAAGCCTCACCCTGGCGCGCTTCATCGTGTTTCTTATCTGTCAGCTCTAAATCAATCATAAATAATCACTTTTATGGGGCTTCAAAAATAAGGAATAATATTTACAAATGACAAATTGGCAGAAATATTACTTTTCAATAGAACTTGAGCAGAAAAGCCCTTTGTAACCAATTGATCATAACAATATATTGAAGGTTCATATTGAATTTAAAAAGGCTTTAGCCGAGGGGAATCCGAAAGAAACCCGAAATGAAGCCGGTATGAACCTGCTATGAAAAAAAAATACAATAAAAGAAGCAACGCTTATAGGACTTTTTAGTGAAGGCGTTGTCTTGTATGCAGATTTTGGGAAAAATATGCTTCAATACTGCACTTTATTTAATTCATTGTATCTGACGCGTGGCCTGGCCATGTACAATTCACTTTTAAAGCATTGCCGTGATTTCCACCTGTATATTGTGGCATTTGATGACGATTGCTTTTATGCTTTGTCGAAACTGCAGCTGGAACATGCTACGATCATTCCATTAAGCGATTTTGAGAATGAAAACCTGTTGGCGGTAAAGGCAGACAGGACGGCCGGCGAATACTGCTGGACTTGTGCCTCTTCATCGGTTAAGTATTGCATAGAAACTTACGGGCTC from Pedobacter africanus includes:
- a CDS encoding sigma-54 interaction domain-containing protein, with translation MDIQDIKNRFGIIGGSPLLNRAIDIARQVAPTDMSVLITGESGSGKEVFSHIIHQMSARKHGAFIAVNCGAIPEGTIDSELFGHEKGSFTGAHEARKGYFEVANGGTIFLDEVAELPLGTQARLLRVLESGEYLRVGSSKVQKTDVRIIAATNVDVYDRVKSGKFREDLYYRLNTVPLRIPALHERKEDIYLLFRKFSADFSDKYRSPGIQLEPDAIQILTNYSWPGNVRQLKNIAEQVCVLEKDRNVTGAALLNYIPNESGSNLPMAINNSGSKDDFSERDILYKVLFDMKKDMVELKKLVAEIIQSGGNTSHIIADNPHYINQLYQDVDQTLGNEATLTIKNPLQSPSGEYNYTQDAEEVEESLSLIDKESDLIKKALKKHKGKRKFAAQELGISERTLYRKIKELNLN
- the miaB gene encoding tRNA (N6-isopentenyl adenosine(37)-C2)-methylthiotransferase MiaB is translated as MIDLELTDKKHDEARQGEALVVDAPLVRNGRKLYIESYGCQMNFADSEIVASILLDQGFETTGDYKEADVVFINTCSIRENAEQRVRNRLSQFGAEKRKNPKLIVGVLGCMAERLKSKFLEEEKLVDVVVGPDAYRELPQLLNEVESGQKAINVLLSREETYADINPVRLNGNGITAFISIMRGCDNMCSFCVVPFTRGRERSRDPHSILAEAQDLFNKGYKEITLLGQNVDSYKWKGTDTQENNENLAIEVNFAQLLEKVALISPELRIRFSTSHPKDITDEVLYTIAKYDNICNYIHLPVQSGSTRVLELMNRTYTREWYINRVDAIKRIIPDCAISSDIIAGFCTETEEEHQETLSIMDYVGYDFAFTFSYSERPGTLAARKLEDDIPEEVKKRRLAEILAKQQETSLFRLQQFVGKTVRILVEGTSKKSDKDFCGRNDQNAMVVFPATEGVKAGQYVNVHIDRCTSATLLGTVVN